The Thermus neutrinimicus sequence TTTCCGCGGGGAAGATGACCTCGAGGACCTTCCCCACCCGCACCGACTCCACCGGATGGCCCAGGTCCTTCAAGACCCCCTCCACCGCCCGGCCCTGGGGGTCCAGGATGCCCTCTTTGAGCTCAATGAGCAGGGTGGCCTGGTACTTGGGCATGGCTACTCCTTTAGGACCCGCTTGAGGACCTCTTGGTAGGCTTCCTCCACGCCCCCCAGGTCCTTGCGGAAGCGGTCCTTGTCCATGGATTCCCCTGTCTTCTGGTCCCAAAGGCGCATGGTGTCCGGGGAGATCTCGTCGGCGAGGAGGATCTCCCCATTCCGTTTCCCGAACTCCAGCTTGAAGTCGATGAGGTCAAGCCCCCTCTGGGCGAAGAAGTCCCGCAGTAGCTCCCCCACCCTCAGGGTGGTGGCCCTCACCTGGCCGAGTTCCTCCTCCGCGGCCAGGCCCAGGGCCAAAATGGCCTCCGGACAGATCAGGGGATCGCCCAGGGGGTCGCTTTTGAGGGAGAACTCCACCAAGGGAGCCCTTAGGGGAGTGCCCTCCTGCACCCCGTAGCGCTTGGCGAAACTCCCCGCCGCTTGGAAGCGCAGGATAACTTCCAGGGGGAGGATCTCCACCCGCAGGACCCGCATCTCCCGGTCGGAGAGCTCCTCGAGGAAATGGGTCTTCACCCCGTGGGCTTCCAGATAGCGAAACAGGGTTGCCGAAACCTTGTTGTTGACCACTCCCTTCCCGGGGATGAGGCCCCGCTTTTGCGCGTTGAAGGCCGTGGCCTCGTCCTTAAAGTAGACCCTTAAGGTCTCGGGACCATCCGGGTAAAGGATTTTTGCCTTGCCCTCGTAAAGCTTTTCCATGTGCCTCCGGCTTGGGACCTCCGTCCCGTCTGGTCTTCATTTTAAGCCCGGAGGTTGCCCCGATGGGGAAGGCATGGTCCTACCCCTGGACCTGGGCGTCCTTAGCCAACCCAGCCCCTACGGGGCCCTTACAGCCTCGTTGGGGTAAGGGCTTTCCTCGCTTCGGAGGGGCTTTGCCTAGGGATTTACCGGCTCAGCGAAGGGGAAGAAGCCGTAGCCGGGTCCTTTCTGGGCCGATAACCGCGATAGCCCCTTTTTCTAAGGCCTCCTCGTGTGTGGTTAGGGCTGCCAGAACCCAAGGCGTTGCCTCGGGGGGCTCGGGGTAGGCTAGGCGCAGAAGGAGGACGCTGGGTCCATTTTCTCCGGTAAGGGCCAGAAGGTGGGCGAAGTCCAGGTCGGCGGTGAGGACGATGTAGCCGTGTTCCTTAGCCCAGGCAAACAGGGTCTGATCGGGGGCGTTGACGGCTCCCACCTCCTTCCACCAGATGGCCTCGTGGCCGGCCTCTCGCAGGACCTGGGGCCACCTGGGGGAGAGGTTCATGTCCACCAGGATCTTCATGGACTGAGAACGTGCTCTTCCTCTTCTAGACGCCAGGCTGCGTAGGCCAGGGCTTCCTGGATATCCTCGGGGGTCAGCTCTGGATAGTCCTGCAGAATGGCCTCTTGGGATTCCCCATGGGCTAGGCGGCGAAGGATGGTGGCCACGGTGATCCTCAGGCCGCGGATGGTGGCCTTGCCGCCGAAGAGG is a genomic window containing:
- a CDS encoding DUF433 domain-containing protein, encoding MPRFNRITHDPNLFGGKATIRGLRITVATILRRLAHGESQEAILQDYPELTPEDIQEALAYAAWRLEEEEHVLSP
- the purC gene encoding phosphoribosylaminoimidazolesuccinocarboxamide synthase, with translation MEKLYEGKAKILYPDGPETLRVYFKDEATAFNAQKRGLIPGKGVVNNKVSATLFRYLEAHGVKTHFLEELSDREMRVLRVEILPLEVILRFQAAGSFAKRYGVQEGTPLRAPLVEFSLKSDPLGDPLICPEAILALGLAAEEELGQVRATTLRVGELLRDFFAQRGLDLIDFKLEFGKRNGEILLADEISPDTMRLWDQKTGESMDKDRFRKDLGGVEEAYQEVLKRVLKE
- the purS gene encoding phosphoribosylformylglycinamidine synthase subunit PurS, encoding MPKYQATLLIELKEGILDPQGRAVEGVLKDLGHPVESVRVGKVLEVIFPAETLLEAEEKAKAMGKLLANPVMEVFTLEALKELP
- a CDS encoding DUF5615 family PIN-like protein gives rise to the protein MKILVDMNLSPRWPQVLREAGHEAIWWKEVGAVNAPDQTLFAWAKEHGYIVLTADLDFAHLLALTGENGPSVLLLRLAYPEPPEATPWVLAALTTHEEALEKGAIAVIGPERTRLRLLPLR